taacTGATCgttagtcaatgcattttgcatcgtctattcaactagtcgatagggcTTCTCCACCTTTCAAGCATACGAACagtcctagggctgttgctactgTTTAAAGGTGAAAGTGCCACGTGGCACTGAGCTCCAtgtagcactgctgctttgaaatgctgctgtgagAGCTGGGAgtcaggctccttgtggcatttcaaagtgggattccccactgaccccaggctccatgtggtgctgctgctttgaaatgatgGGAGGAGCCAGATGCTGGGCTtccatggtggcatttcaaagcagcagcgccacatggagccccccctgctgcctcttgttgatagaggcagcaaaggggactggaagcaactagtcgacaagCTTGTTGACAACCGATAAacattgactagtcaactagtccttcacatccctaaatgTCCTCTGTGAGTTCTTAAAGTAACTGGTAATGGTAGCAGGATTCCTTCAGGTAGCTACTGACATACTCAAAGGTATATTTAATTAGGCTTCTCAGCTGGAATGCATTTAAGGCAGTATTCTTTAACCTGTTGCTTGCTCTTGTTTTGTGTGTAGTATTTCTTATTGCTTGTCATGTCTCTTGGTAGGTGTAACTTACATTGTGTCTTGATCTTTCTGATTGTATCCGTAAGTGCTTCTATTATTCTTTTGTACGCATCCTTAACAATtggctttggattttttttaaagctcctaTTGCACTCTTATTGGCCTCTTTCCTTCATAGTGGGATAATTTGCTTTGGTGTGTGTCTTCGAAAGCTAGATTTCCCCCTTAGATTTTCTTCCAATGGGACCTTATAAACCAGTTTTCTGGGCTTGATAGTTGTGTTTAAATGCTTTGTCCTTATTTTGGTGTTCTCACCTCTTCCTTTCCTTAGAATTCAtcatttcataatcactttcactcAAATTGCATTCTACCTTTCAACTTTATAGTAGTACTTCCTTGCTAGTCAGCATTGTCTACTTAATATTTACTACTTCCATCTTTTAAGATCATACTGGGCATTTTGTGTTTAGACCTATTGCTTTTCCAACTCATTTCTGGGAAGTAGGTCTTCCCTTACTATCCCTTTGTTTTTTGGATGTTTGTTCTAAGAaatatctcctcctcctcctactactACTGATTTAGTGGTCTATACTAGACTCTGTCCATGACATAGCTCCTCtgatttgtttttttgttctTCTTTGTCGTCTTCAGTTTCAAATGAACTCCTGGTCACCTTCCAAATCTCCAAAAGAGTGTGCTTCTAATGTGCAACACCTTCCTATTtccactgctgcctcttcctCAATAACCAATGCTTCTGTCAATGTTAGATTTTTCACTCAGTCTCTGATGCCAATTAAATTATCTTATGGATTAATATATTTCAAGTTTTTCctgctttcttcccctccctgcataTGGCCTTGCATAAGCTGAAATAATATTATAAAATTAAAGTTACTCTTCAGCTACTATCTTTTATTGTGGAAGCAGGCAGAACAGTCTAGTGTTTAGTATCTGCAGATATTAGAACTTTGCAAACTGAAGAATTAAGTCTAAACTCATCGGTCTTGTATGTAGTGTATTTCCTTGAATGAAGTGAAGTTAGAGAAATTCAATATTAGGGAACAACTGCCTTAAATTACCAGAAAGAGAAAAGGTTGGCATGAACCTTGACTGTTCAACAGGTATGCTGAAATACAATATTTGGAAGAAAACTCATAATACAGTTTTCTTGGCAAGAGCAGTCAGGATCAAACCATTACTGCTGTGATTTAAAGTTGTTAATCGTTCGTGCAAGAATCAGAATGAACAATTATAGGGGACTAGGcttccaaaaaaaacaaacaaacaaaaagaagcaaGATGGCATTTTAACTGGTTGGAGTTTCTAACAGACCTTGCACCTTCGTCTTACATGTGACACACTTTCCGTGTATGCATTTAAAGAGAGGATACTTGCATAACCTAAAGACACAATGTACAGAATGTCCTGGCACATGATTGCATTTTTCCAATTTTAGCTACGTACAATTCTTAATTTGGCCGCTATGATACTGATTGAATTAAGAAATGCTAAATGTACTACTTGTTGATTCTTCTCAGTTGCTTTTATCTCCCTGAATTAAATTTATCATGAGATCCTGAATCATAGTTACAATGCATATGTTTTAGAAGAAATCTTTTTGCTGGCAGTTTCAAAAATACGCTTATTCAAACGTattgttttttaaacttattcatttattattattttccagCAGAACAAGTTTGAGCCATTTTTAAGCCACTGAGGAAAGATAGGTGACTAACCATGTAAAAAAACGAATGGactttaaaacaaatacattaaatacAAAATCCTTTCTAGTCCAATTTGACTCGAACTGTTACTTAAGTTATCTTGGTCTCCTCCACAGTATTCCTAGGGCAGCCTGTTTGAAAAACTTTTTGTTCACTTTGACTTTCCTGAATAAAACTTCCCCTTTACCTTTTTAGACATTATACTGCACTTGCTACCCTCTAGTGGTAACTGCTAGTGCTTACGGTTAGGGACCCATGCTTCTCTAACTAGGAActtgaaaaaatatttaattatgtgAAACACTAGTAGTGTCACTTCCTTACCTTGCCATGTTTGACAGATCTCAGCTTCAATATTAATAGTTCTCATGGACAAAACCTAGGGCCATTTTATAAAGGTCTGTTGAGATTAAAATGGTTTCTCACAGGTAGGATATTCCACTGATTAGTACTAATTTTTGCAGTAGTGTACTTTAAGCCTGTATCAGATCTCTTCTAGTTTAAATTCCTATCTTAAAGAAAACATTTGGTCTGCTTGTGTCCCATAAAGGATTTATAAAATACATCaaacagaatggagagaggcttaAGTGGCTAAAGTTAATGAAGTGTATTTGTTAAAGTCCTAAGGGTCTAGCTTTGATTTTGTTTCAATCCCAATGAACCCTTCATCAGTAACAAGCCACAATACTATTTGATATACATAGTAGTCTCTTAAAACCCTCTTCCCAGCAGGAGTGGGTAGCAATGtagatcagaggggtttttgtagATCTATATTGAGTTAGTATCCCTTAATTAAATTGGGAGAAGGTGATCTGTAGCAGACACTTACACTTTTAAAGTTGACACCCGTGCAGCCAAAAAGCGCTTTTATTCCTCATAATATAGGTttgcatgttttgtttttttcttacaaAGATAAAAATGAAGATGGCTTGGAAAGAGCAAAAGTTAAAAACCTTGGGGCCTCCAGAGAATGCAGCTATTGTGGAAAATATTTCCGCTCAAATTATTACCTCAATATTCATCTCCGAACTCATACAGGTAAAGGATTTCATTGTTTCAGAAGATTGGTTTAATCCAGATTAGTGGGAATTTTAGATTCttgttaaaaacaaattaaaatggtCTACAAAACTGCTGAAATTAAAATCTAAAATATCCAGTGTTGTAACTGAACTGCAAAGAAAATATAAGGTGTTTTAATTTCAACTCTAATTTACAGTATACTTAATATTACACTAGACTTATGTTTCTGCTACATTTTGATTTGTGACTGTTGTATCCTACCTTTCACCTTTGCTTAACCCTACCTGATTATCACAGGgcgtttgaaaaaaaaaacagaataggTCTCCCAAGTGTGTGTGCCATTGCTGCAGTATCAGACTTGTCCCTGTTTTCTATACCTTGTGCAATCTCCCTCCAAAGAAACTGTCAGTGTATTTAAATGACCCCCgtgtccttccctctccctccaatGACTGTTTATAGATGTGACAAATTGATCCACCAAGGTCCTCCTAATTCTACCTACTTCCTTTATCTGTGCTCAATAGTTTGCAAACTACCATCCTTACACCTTCTGAACATGTAGGGAAAAACTCTTATCCTACCAAGATGATGTTACTGTAGCAACCACCACACATACTTGCATACACATACAAAAAACCCACTATAGTTCTTAGGGCACATGGATCAACTTGGGGCCTGCATGAGAAGTGTGTATATGGagtaggggaaggagaagagaatacCACTTATTATTATCTTAGTCTTGTGAATTTTAAAAACCACGGAATCATTTAATTCTGTTGAAGACTTTAAATCAATGTGTCAAATTTATTCTCTGATTAAACTGTTTCAGGTGAAAAACCATACAAATGTGAATTTTGTGAatatgcagcagcacagaaaacaTCATTGAGGTATCATTTAGAAAGGCATCACAAGGAGAAGCAGGCTGATATCACAACAGATGTGAAAAGTGACAGCAAAATTTTGTTACAAAGTCAGGAGACAGACCTCCTGCCAGTAGCTGTTGGTGCTCAAGAAATCAAAAACTTCAGAAGGTTTATTGATGGTGCCAAAGATGAAAAGGGCTGCCCACCTGCAAAGCAACAAAAAGagatattttcttcctttcagaGCATATTGGCTGGGCAAGTCCTCTTGACCACGAAAAATGATATTCAGGACACAAAGAAGGATGAAGTTTGTAATGGCTCAAATCAGATGAATCCGAACTCAGATGCCCCTTACCTGTCAAAGCTAAAAGCAGAGGAAGAAGCAGTGGAATCTCAGGCAAATGATCCTACTGATCAAAAAAAGAAAGGTGCATCAGTGAAAGTGGAAGGAGATGATACCGAGTTCACTGGTGCCTTAAAGGATATAAATAATGTGGAAGAAATGAGAGAGAGCACTGAAAAATGCAAACACAAACATTTAGTTGTTTCAGAAGAAAAGCCCTTAAATTTATCTACTGGGACGGTGCAAGAATGTTCAGTGATCTCAGCTACTAGAGGCTTGTTAGCACCTAGCACCTGCCCATTTTGTACTTATAGAACATTTTATCCAGAAGTCTTAATGATACACCAGAGGCTGATGCATAAATATAATACTGATACTGTTAACAAAAATGGTTATAGAAACAAGGCTTTGGCTAAGGCCAGGCGTACTGGATGCCCACCAGCTCTTCTTGGTAAAGATGTGCTTCCCCTGTCTCTTAACCCTAATAAAAGCAAGGCTTccctgtctacacaacagaaacAGCTTCATACAGAGAAGACTAAACATTGTCCCCCTCTACAGAGCAAAGTCTCTGTTTTTTCAATGGTAGAGTCCAGCAGTTCAGCACTAAGTAACCTGAAGTCTTACAAACCACAAAACATTGGAGCGCAGGCAAATAGTTGTCGGCAGCCACAGCAAGATACACATTCAAATCCTAATATTTCTTCAGTAATGGATAGAGTAAAAAGAGCTGAACCAAAAGCAAAAACTCTAAATATATCAGCTTCTCAATATGGCATAGTCAGTAGTAACGTCAATAATTCCTATGATTCTCCCCTTAATGAAGCTGCCTGGTTCAGTAATCGAGGAAGAGAATATCTCTGCAATAGATCTGTGGGTCACACAAACTTAGAATTTGGTGAACCATCTTCTAAAAGAATGAAACCTAATCTGTTAACCCTTGAATACGTGGACTCTGCAAGGGTTAATTACAGAAGGTATGACATGAGCCGACCTCGTGTTGCAAACAGATATGCAAACCTGTTACCTCAGGAATGTTCACATGCCAAACCTGCATCCTATGTTTTGCCAACCAAAAAAGGGCTTCTGAATTCAGATGAAGTTGATTCTCGTAACGTACTGACTATTCTGAAAACGTATGAGCCGTATAGCCCTGGACCAATTTATGGTTCTTTTGGACCTAACAATGGCCAAGCAACCAGCTCTTCAATAGAAGGTACTGTATTTTCATTATTTATACACCACTATAACTTCTAAAATTTAACATTTTTGCTCCTAATTCGAAGGGAAATTATTCAAATCAGTATTTAAATGCACAAAACTATTTCAGCTCCAGTAGATTACTAGTCATGCAAACTGGTTTGTTAGCCTTTTATTACAGTATTCAATGACATATCGTGAATTTATGGTCACAGCAGGGATTCAGATTTTCAGTTCAATCAGTGTAGCTTCTTGTTGCTTCATGTACGTAGTAAAAAACTTCTAATGTAGGAAGCTGAAGTTTTCTAAAATGTTAAGTGTTAATGTGATTCTGACGTCAAATATGTACTACTGTTAATACTCCCAGTGTACATTGCCATGGGCTagcgcaggggtggccaaccagttagacactAAGAGCCAAAAGAGCTGTGGAGAGTAGTGCAAAgagccctcccccagagccaggcacccccaggttcctcccattctaacccaattccTGGGTCCCACTGGAGCTGCCACAGCCACGCACTTCTCCCTCTAGGCACTAGGGCACGGGCACAAAGTGGGCATGTGGCTCCAAATGAGCTGTAACCCTGCGAGCCACGtttctgtgagcaaagagctTCATGCGGgtcaagagccacaggttggccacccctgcatggGTTTGTATTTCTAGTATAGAAGCTGAAAGACTTAGTTGGAAATGGGCTGTCTGTTTAATATTTAAATCGAAAAGTCTCATCACTAATCTACAGTAAAATGTTAATACTATTGGAACTTCATTTGGTATCTTATATCACTCTTAGCTAAAATGTTTAAAACCAGGCATCTAAATGCATGAATCCATTTTTAAGCATCTGCCTGATTTTGTAAAATGCTGAACATCTGAGAGCTTCCTCTAAGGTCAATGTGACTTAAAACATTCAATttaatttggggggagggggcgggaagggagggaggaagggtgagAACTTTGATCTTGGTATTTctgtcttcactttttttttgtattctTGTATTCCAGTCTAAcataagcattttaactttagTGCCTTACTCTGTAGAATTCAGTGGCTTGATATTTATAGTCTAAGGTAGTTTGAAAGATGCATCTTTGCTGCTTTTGTATGCCAATTACTTTTTACTAAAGCTATCTTAAAATGTTGTACACATCAAAAGAATTTCATAACTTTAACTATGCCCCATAAGTTAGCCACTATGCTCTGTGTTGAAGCATTCGGGCTAAGATTTGTCATCAACTTGTTCTTTGTGGAAATAAGATAATATATTTATAGTGGTTGGTAATCACTTGTGCTAAATTAGTTTGAGCTATAGGACATGTGGTGATGGCAAACAGATTAGACCTGCATATGGGAGTTGAAAGGGTGTTGGTGAGCATGTTTTGGGTGGAGATGTGTAAACCTAATCTCCACTAGTGGAAATATGGGACAGCTTTATTTCTTACCTGATGAATGAGGTGGAATGCAGTAGCTGATTGATTTCTGAGAGTTTGAAATTAAATTTGTGGTTTCTAGTTACATGGGCTATGTCCTCGGCCATTTGTATGATACAGCAGCACAGCTAAAGTGTTTGtgatatagtgtagacatgcccaggcATAAAGGGGTTTTTCCATCAACATAGTTAATCCATATCCTTGAAGTAGTAGCCAGGTTGACACAGGGATTTTTCGATTACGTTGACCTGACTCTGGTGTACAGGGCATGaagtttttcacagccctgaacaATATAGCTAAGTTAACCTGATTTTTTTAGGCATAGCCTGGACCTCAAATGCATTAATATTGGCTGCTAAGGTATGTCATTTGCTTTGGAGATGTATGAAATACAGTGAATTGAGTACGAGTTGTCTCTGGGTTGGATGGATATatgttatataaataaaaataaaggaaattaaAGGGAAATAAGTCTCTTTTTGAAAAGAGAAATATTGAAATATAAGTAACCTGACTTAGCAGAAGCTATTGATAAAATCTTAATTTTAACTACTAAAGCTTTTTAATGTGGGAGTTTACTTTTAGAAAGCGATTAAACCTTAATTTGATGTAGGTATTGTGCTACCATTATGTATATTCAGTAAAGCACAAGAAAGGATTGGCTGCAGTGCTAGAGCCTGTGAGGTCTTCAACCACAAGGCTGATAGCTAGATACACATCTATTGACTAGCCAAATTTATATACTTAGAAATGGTTTTAGCCTTTCATATTTTGGTTACATTGCTAATTGTGAGTAACGTGCAATTTACATGCTCAGAAAATGGTCTGTCCTTCAATCCACAACAGCCATTATTGGCTGAGCAAAGCATGCAATAGTCAGTCCCAAAACTTCAAGCAATGTTCTAGGCATTGAGTAGAACCCTATTGCTTTTGGTAAAACACATGGAGCCCCTATCTCGATagatcccttcccacccccacccctgcctctcccaccaaCTTTTGTCACCTTGGTAAATGTCAGTAGCAGCAAGCAATTAACATAACACTGTCACCCATCTCAAGCCTACCTAtcctctcaggctacatctagactacaggcttctttcgggaGAAGTTTTATTGGAGgagatcttccgaaagagcgcatccacactgcagaagtgtattgaaaaagtgatttactttttcagaagagagcatccagactgaatggatactctctcgcatgtaagctgtgattgctatgggcagaatggccaccagggcacctgtgccttttcctctttctccttcttccaaaagaactccctcttccctgtctatacacgcctttttgtgaaagagctctttcgcaaaaaggctttttcctcgtagaatgaggattagcaatgctggaaaaaaccctctgcaattgcgttcttctgcaagaaaatcgaaaacAGTGGAAGAAGAACATACCCTCAGAAACTAAGTTCTGTATTCTGTCTGAGAACAGTAATAAGAATAGTGACACGGAATGGAGGATGGGAAGGGAAACCAAATGGCAGAATGGAGTACAATAGTGTAGTAGAAAGGAATAGAGACACAGCCAGAGGGGGAAATGAGGGCGTTGCAGGGAATCCCTGAAGTAAAGGGATGTGAGGGCTTGGTACACTGGGAGCTAGCAGAGTGGGAAAGCAATGAACCCCTTTTGTGGAAATGAATTTCAGAAGCAGCAATGCATTAGACTTTCTATTTGGATTCCTATAATGCCTGTATTGGAGTTCACTTGTATTCTGTCAGTCTTCCTATACTTTTTAAACACTCCCAGAAACCGAGACTGTTCCTATGCCAGATCTTTATAAAATCACCACTTACTTcagtgtgtgtgctgtgtgtgctATTTTGTCCACAAATTCAGATTTCATAAGTAGAACTTCCTTCAGATGCTATAATGTCCATAGTAACAGTACTACAGGTGGTCTGTAGCTTTCAGATGAGAAGTCAAACTTTGAGTAAGTTCTGCTTTATTACCTAAAACACCAGGTTTTTTTCCAGTAATTGGTTAAAAGGCCTCAAGTAGATACTACACTGAAGAAGGCTTTATAAGTACCTAGATAAAAACCAAAGGTAGACTTTCTAGGCCAGTACAttgagaacattttaaaataattaaacctCTTGCGAACTGTCATTTTATTtctatatatgtatgtatgtaaattcagatggatttgtttgggtttttgaGAAACTTTCTTACCTATTTCTATGTTCTACATCTAGAACTCTTAAGGGATATGTTTTATAACTGCATATGAAAATAGTTGTGGGTGTACAGCTGTAAGTTCTAATATCAGGTAGAAATAAGGATATTATAATAAACCCTTTTTTCCGGCCTTGTCTTATTCAGGCCCTATGAACATGTTATCATGTTAAATGCTGTATTGGATTGTCATTAGAATGTTCCACCTAGGGTTGTTAAAttgtgggtaattgactaatctaATTGTGGATGCATTTTGCACTAACTATTTGACaagttcaggggtggccaacccatttaacagagccaaaacagcggcagaaaaaatgcgaagagcagCACCAGAATTGTCAAACGCACAATAAAAAGCTCTCCCAGAACAGAACTGttgagcaaaaccaaaaaaaaattacttaaaaaaaaaaaaggaaggctgcccctttaagacagctgccattttgggcaccatttttaaaacccctcagCTCCAACCTGGcaagcacagggaagctggggggaaaccagcagGGGCCAGGGGCCTTTTGGGCAGGGAGCACAGGAGTGGCTTTGCAAGCTGCactttggggggcaagagccgcgggttggccatggctggacTATTTGATAGGGCgcatctgcctttgaagtgtagaaacagccttACAGCTGTTTAAAGGCAAAAgctccatgtggagcctggggtccacTGGGGCACTCCCCAGTGgatcccaggctctgggtggcactgctgttttgaaatgctgtggtgggAGCCTGATATCAGGCTCCTCCTGACATTTCAAAGCTGGAgtgccaggatcagctggggtggTCTCCCcagggtgctgccactttgaagttccctcttctccccccttgctgcctctttctgatgggggggggggggggtgactaaTCAACAATtttgtcaactatctgataagcatttgcttatctaaTAGTTGACCAGTTCTTCACATCTCGAGTTCTACCATGGCAAACTTGGATTAAACCATGTTGTCTGTCATTATTAAAAAAACTGTCCTAGTTTGCATTGCACAGAAGAGACGCACAGTCGGAAACAACTGTTTGTGTTGCACTAAAATTAGTCGTCATTTGCGTTGGCAGCACTCTATCAAGTATAATCTGTTGGCTGATTGATATGGCAGAGACTGAAAATTAAAGACAATTGCTCAGACACTATCAATTTTGTAGATCATATTGAAATATTAATTTAgcttttccattttaatttaattaaagccTTCCTGGTTCTTTCAGAATGCATTTGTGGTTTTCATGGAATATACACAGCAATTTAACTTTGGTATCCTCCTTAGGAAGAGTGTATTGTGCAAAGAAGATACCAAACAGCATTAcaaaattgtgtttattataaaTGCACACAAAGATTTAAAGAAACAACAACCCATAAATCAGGAgtcaaccttttcaaaccaaagagccaaactacataaaaattcagaacaagtggtcaacaaagagcagtataagaatgtccatttgaatgactgaaaatatacaacttaatagtattgataattgacataatgattaattgTAGCACGAATTAAACTTACTCAGATTTCATTTAATATGACatttgctgctgcatcttttttgcACAGTTCTTTGAATTTTTGCAGGTCTTCAGGCTGTCTTCTTTCAGTGTTATGGCAGGAAGCTGGTGATGTGGagatgcaggagtctgggttgggatgcatgaggggctcagggcaggagactggggtgtgtgaagggcTCACGGCACAAAGTCGGGATGTGTGGAGGGGCGGGAGTATTGGCAGAGAACCGAGAATGTGAGGCTGCATGAGTTTGGGGATGTGGCAatttgaggggctcagggttcaggtgcatgatgggctcaggactgGTATGGGTGAGTGTGCAGGAGTGCTAAGATACTGTAGCCAGATAGGGATTGGGCCCCAATTTGGGGCTTGTTggccaagttttttttttttaaacaaagtaaaataatatgtccacaacaaaaggtttcaacactgtctgtctttatggcaggggtggggaaccttttttgggtcagtggcCGAAAAATCActcggggaccacacaagtgagaagcaaaaaaaccccctccaaaaatccccaaccctcactcatgtagcccccaactgaaacatgTTACTCccctagtgctccagccccatgagggtggaggggcagggaggactgatgtTCAAGGCCTTAGGCCAAATTTACTCTTCGGGGTCTCCAGGGTTACTGGATTTTGTGGGCTCACCAGCCTCTAggttggggccaaaaatgaggcattaagtgtgtgggacagggctgtcaGTGaacgggatagggatgggagtgtGGTATCtaagtgggagggggtgagggtgtgggtgcaaggcctggccagggggcaggggagattttggccaggaggcagagggcagggggtgagtgaAGGGGAGGTctaggcaggaggaggtgggggccactTGTTTTTGTGCTGCACGGCAAGCAACATGTAAtacgccccctgctgctcccattcgctAGCAGGTCGCTTCTGGGAAGAGTTggccggggaggctgcaggaagCGAGTCCCAAGGGAACAAATTAGCAGTACGCAGGGAACCATCTTCAGTTCCTGGTTTTCCCCGGTAGGGGGGAAGAGGATGGGAAGAGcccccctttggggggggggtggagaggaa
The genomic region above belongs to Pelodiscus sinensis isolate JC-2024 chromosome 18, ASM4963464v1, whole genome shotgun sequence and contains:
- the ZNF217 gene encoding zinc finger protein 217; the protein is MPTQPLLVYMDGPDGIASTVGAQMENNDASMPIKGTNTISYKTVQEKFLVQVEGCIPLDCMFCDQTFKHPEELGKHVLTQHRPTLCEPAVLRVEAEYLSPLDKCQVRTDLPSPDNNEKDNEEFSCEVCGQTFDEAFDVETHMKKHKDSFTYWCNVCGRRFKEPWFLKNHMRTHTGKPGSRNKLQQGSESPVTINEVVQEQVTENVTSPYKICMVCGFLFLNKESLIEHSKVHTKESVPNGDSQELSDKDHGGGAQREEFLQFLNLRPNVTAEKSKLEKPVKWIAELDPFNTYQAWQLATKGKVAVGHGQIKEPGQEGSTDNDDSSSDKEELGEIWNKGSQVNQIESSGKSKVNKSSSCQGNGTLSQDKLKHPNSEVPSMEMDPKLSQNKEKPTHCSECGKAFKTYHQLVLHSRVHKRDRRTDSETSATSRTCCADLIVTPHENGVLERTEGGSEDGSEDGLPETLHLDKNEDGLERAKVKNLGASRECSYCGKYFRSNYYLNIHLRTHTGEKPYKCEFCEYAAAQKTSLRYHLERHHKEKQADITTDVKSDSKILLQSQETDLLPVAVGAQEIKNFRRFIDGAKDEKGCPPAKQQKEIFSSFQSILAGQVLLTTKNDIQDTKKDEVCNGSNQMNPNSDAPYLSKLKAEEEAVESQANDPTDQKKKGASVKVEGDDTEFTGALKDINNVEEMRESTEKCKHKHLVVSEEKPLNLSTGTVQECSVISATRGLLAPSTCPFCTYRTFYPEVLMIHQRLMHKYNTDTVNKNGYRNKALAKARRTGCPPALLGKDVLPLSLNPNKSKASLSTQQKQLHTEKTKHCPPLQSKVSVFSMVESSSSALSNLKSYKPQNIGAQANSCRQPQQDTHSNPNISSVMDRVKRAEPKAKTLNISASQYGIVSSNVNNSYDSPLNEAAWFSNRGREYLCNRSVGHTNLEFGEPSSKRMKPNLLTLEYVDSARVNYRRYDMSRPRVANRYANLLPQECSHAKPASYVLPTKKGLLNSDEVDSRNVLTILKTYEPYSPGPIYGSFGPNNGQATSSSIEGKRPVSYQQLSNSLLQKRSYESLIGNARFRPNDKKT